GTCGACCGCCACAAGGGAGCCGAAGCCCTTATCCGTCAATTGCACGTCTTAAAAAGTTCAGGGTTTGTTTCCACCCACGACTTAGAGCTGGGAATGATGTCGATCGAGCATGATTATGTGCACAACTACAGCTTCTATTCCACCTTTTCTGACGGCCAGCTTCACTTTGACTATCACCTTCAGGAAGGGGTCTGTCGTGAGTTCAATGCCACCGCACTGATGCGTCAGATCGGAATTGAAATTAACTGACGGGGAAATTTATTCTTTTACACGGCGTTACTTCTATGTGCTGAAAAGCAATCAAGAGTAAAAAACATTGCTGATGAACCGAGTTACTGCCATGAGACTACTGCGAAACTTCCTTTTACTCCTGACAATAATCGTCAATATCGGCTGTGATCAGATCACTAAAAATATGGTACGAAAGCACATTTCGTACTATGAACATATCACTGTGGTACGCCACCATGTCACCTTGACCAAGGTCGAAAATACGGGGGCTTTTTTGAGTCTGGGCCATGAGTGGCCCTCTCCATTGCGCGAGATCCTGTTGGTCGGCCTGCCCATTCTTGCCCTCATCTGCGGCTTGGCTGTCATTTTGTACAAACAGGGACTTTCACCCCTTTTTCGGGTTGGGGCATCGTGCGTGATCGGCGGCAGCCTCGGAAACATCATCGACCGCACCGTTCGCGGATCAGTGACCGATTTTTTACATGTACAACTCGGCATTTTTCAAACCGGCATTTTCAATCTGGCCGACGTATCCATTATGGCGGGTACTTTTTGGGGTATGATCAGTTTTTACCTTGACCGAAAAACCTCCCCGAAACTCCGAACGTAATCTTACTTTTTTCGGTGAGTTTTTCTTTATTGAGTCAGAGTGAAAGATGCACAATTATGCCCTTTATGGCGATTTATCGTTTCTTATTTGTTTATTTCTGCCAATCTGTCAGAATATGATGTCTTGGAACAAAAATTGACCCGTTGTCAAGCGTCATCACATTTTATCACTTAAACATTGATTATGGAAGCAACTGCATCAGCTACCGAGAAAGGTCAATTGTCGATACATACCGACAATATTTTCCCGATCATTAAAAAATTCCTTTATTCAGATCACGAAATATTTTTACGTGAATTGGTTTCCAACGCCGTTGACGCCACCCAAAAACTTAAAAAACTGGCGGGTTTTGGTGAATTCAATGGTGAGTTGGGCGAGCTGAAAGTAACGGTAAAACTGGACGAAGAAGCCAAAACCATTACCATCAGCGACCGTGGTATCGGGATGACTGCCGACGAGATCAAAAAGTACATCAATCAGATCGCCTTTTCGGGGGCCGCCGAGTTTGTGGAGAAATACAAAGAGAAAGAAGATACGCGCGGCAACATCATCGGTAACTTCGGATTAGGCTTTTACTCTTCGTTCATGGTAGCGAGGGAAGTGGAGATCATCACCAAATCGTTTCAGGAAGGTGCCGAGGCCGTTCGCTGGACCTGCGACGGCTCGACGGAATTCAGCATTGAGCCCGCCCAAAAAGAGGATCGCGGCACAGACATCATTCTGCACGTTGCCGAAGATTCGGAAGAATTTTTGCAGAAATACCGTCTCTCCGGCATCTTGGAAAAATACGGCAAATTCCTCCCCGTTGAAATTGAGTTTGACGAAAAGATCATCAACAACCCCAGCCCGATCTGGACCAGACAACCTTCGGAACTGAAAGACGAAGATTACATTGCCTTCTACAAAGAGTTGCACCCTATGTCTGAAGATCCGTTGTTCTGGATTCACCTCAATGTAGATTATCCTTTCAACCTGACGGGCGTCCTGTATTTTCCCAAACTGAAGAACGACTTCTCGATCAAGAAAGAAAAGATCCAATTGTATAGCCGTCAGGTGTTTATTACCGACGAAGTAAAAGACGTAGTGCCTGATTTCCTGCAACTGCTGCACGGGGTGATCGACTCACCGGACATCCCGCTCAACGTATCGCGCAGTTATCTGCAATCAGATTCCAACGTAAAGAAAATCAACGGATACATTACGCGTAAGGTAGCCGATAAGCTTTCCGAGATTTTCCGCAATGACCGCGAAGGTTTTGAGAAGAAGTTTGACGATATCGGTCTGTTTGTGAAATACGGCATGATCTCCGACGATAAATTCGGTGAAAAAGCCAAAGAATTCTGCCTGGTCAAAAACCTGGAAGGCAAGCACTTTACGTTTGAAGAATACACGGAAAAAGTCAAAGAAAACCAAACCGATAAAGCCGGCACGGTGGTGTGGCTGTACGCAAGCGATGCCCAAAAGCAGGATACCTACATTCAGTCCGCCCAAAAACGCGGCTACGACGTGTTGATTTTTGACAGCGTCATTGACCCGCACTTTATCAACGGGATCGAATACAAGATCGAAAAAACGAGTATCAAGCGCGTAGATGCCGATACCCTGGACAAATTGATCGAGAAAGAGATCAAATTGGAAAGTGTGCTTTCCAAAGACGACGAAGAGCGTGCCAAAAAACTGTTTGAAGAAACCCTCGGCGGCGCGCCCAAGTTGACCGTCACGGTAGAAGCCATGCCGACGGATGAGATGCCGGTGGTGATTACGATTCCTGAGTTTATCCGTCGGATGAACGATATGGCGGCCACTTCCGGACAAAAATCAATGTTTGGTGATATGCCGATGATGCTCAACGTAGCCATCAACGCCAACCACCCTGTCACACAGAAAATTCTGAATGCTGCGGCGTCCGAAGGTTCAGAACCGTCAGACGCCGCAGAGGCCAAAGCGCTGATTCGCCATGCCTATAATCTGGCGTTGCTGTCGCAGGGCATGCTGACAGGCAGTGACCTGACGGCTTTCGTTCAGCAGGCGATTTCGCGACTGTAATCCATTGACAAAGTAAGTATACGGAGCCGCAGGATGATCCTGCGGCTCTATTTTTTCAGCAATGTCAGGGTTTCCGTGATCTGCTGCTGAAACCCTCTGACATACTCCGGCACCGCATCACGGCTGTCGAAGGTCGAAGGCATTTGCCACCGATATACCTTTCCTCTTGATTTTAATTCCACCACATAATCCTGCCCGTCCAGGATTACCTTGGAGGTCCCGAATTCCTTTTTTTCAAATTGCAGTAATTCCCGCGGCAAGTGTTTCAATAATTGCTGCGCCGCTGCAAGGCGAGTTTCGGGAAGTTTTCCCCAAACAGCTTTCGAAAAATCCGTAGGGTTTTGACGATCGGTGTTTTCCCAAAAGGTATTTTCAGCTAACCGATAGGCTACGTTGCAGGGCGATGGGCAATATCCGCCAACGGTTCCGAACTGAAAATAATCATCGACATTGATCAAGATCTCATCCGATTGAGGCATTTCGGCCGAAGCACATCCTAAACAGCTGATCAGAAAAAAAATGAGGGTGCTGCGCATGATACCTAATACTTAAATTTAATGTTTTTTTGCAGTTTAAATATATCAAACTTTGGATTGCCTGCCAAGCAGCGCTTTTCCCTTCTTTATTTCGTCGATATCTGCCTATGAAACGACCCATTACCTCCTGTACTTTG
Above is a window of Runella slithyformis DSM 19594 DNA encoding:
- the lspA gene encoding signal peptidase II, whose amino-acid sequence is MRLLRNFLLLLTIIVNIGCDQITKNMVRKHISYYEHITVVRHHVTLTKVENTGAFLSLGHEWPSPLREILLVGLPILALICGLAVILYKQGLSPLFRVGASCVIGGSLGNIIDRTVRGSVTDFLHVQLGIFQTGIFNLADVSIMAGTFWGMISFYLDRKTSPKLRT
- the htpG gene encoding molecular chaperone HtpG gives rise to the protein MEATASATEKGQLSIHTDNIFPIIKKFLYSDHEIFLRELVSNAVDATQKLKKLAGFGEFNGELGELKVTVKLDEEAKTITISDRGIGMTADEIKKYINQIAFSGAAEFVEKYKEKEDTRGNIIGNFGLGFYSSFMVAREVEIITKSFQEGAEAVRWTCDGSTEFSIEPAQKEDRGTDIILHVAEDSEEFLQKYRLSGILEKYGKFLPVEIEFDEKIINNPSPIWTRQPSELKDEDYIAFYKELHPMSEDPLFWIHLNVDYPFNLTGVLYFPKLKNDFSIKKEKIQLYSRQVFITDEVKDVVPDFLQLLHGVIDSPDIPLNVSRSYLQSDSNVKKINGYITRKVADKLSEIFRNDREGFEKKFDDIGLFVKYGMISDDKFGEKAKEFCLVKNLEGKHFTFEEYTEKVKENQTDKAGTVVWLYASDAQKQDTYIQSAQKRGYDVLIFDSVIDPHFINGIEYKIEKTSIKRVDADTLDKLIEKEIKLESVLSKDDEERAKKLFEETLGGAPKLTVTVEAMPTDEMPVVITIPEFIRRMNDMAATSGQKSMFGDMPMMLNVAINANHPVTQKILNAAASEGSEPSDAAEAKALIRHAYNLALLSQGMLTGSDLTAFVQQAISRL